One Setaria viridis chromosome 5, Setaria_viridis_v4.0, whole genome shotgun sequence genomic region harbors:
- the LOC117855641 gene encoding zinc transporter 1 — protein sequence MRRASSSSALLCTALLLLSLLLCFQQASAHGGIDDGDDEDATPPPADSSVGLRSKGLIAVKVWCLVILFVFTFLGGVSPYFYRWNEAFLLLGTQFAAGVFLGTALMHFLADSASTFHGLTKNHYPFAYMLACVGFLLTMLADCVIAAVTNRGRDRDRVISEEEDAQAAQHRKDDAAAAQAQHHPVFVRTSSFEDAILLIFALCFHSVFEGIAIGVSATRSDAWRNLWTIGLHKIFAAVAMGIALLRMIPKRPFLMTVAYSLAFAVSSPVGVAIGIGIDATAEGRAADWTYAISMGFATGVFVYVAINHLIAKGYRPNEPTRADRPSLKFLAVLLGVAVMAVVMIWD from the exons atgaggagggcgtcgtcgtcgtcggcactCCTTTGCAccgccctgctcctcctctccctgctTCTGTGCTTCCAGCAGGCGAGCGCCCACGGCGGGATCGACGACGGAGACGACGAggacgccacgccgccgccggccgactcCTCGGTCGGCCTGCGCTCCAAGGGCCTCATCGCCGTCAAGGTGTGGTGCCTGGTCATCCTGTTTGTCTTCACCTTCCTCGGCGGCGTGTCACCCTACTTCTACCGCTGGAACGaggccttcctcctcctgggcACGCAGTTCGCCGCCGGCGTGTTCCTGGGCACGGCGCTCATGCACTTCCTCGCCGACTCCGCCAGCACCTTCCACGGCCTCACCAAGAACCACTACCCCTTCGCATACATGCTCGCCTGCGTCGGCTTCCTGCTCACCATGCTCGCCGACTGcgtcatcgccgccgtcaccaACAGAGGCCGCGACCGCGACAGGGTCATCagcgaggaagaagatgcccAGGCCGCCCAGCATCGCaaggacgacgcggcggcggcgcaggcgcagcaccACCCGGTGTTCGTCCGGACGTCGTCCTTCGAGGACGCCATCCTGCTCATCTTCGCGCTCTGCTTCCACTCCGTCTTCGAAGGGATCGCCATAGGCGTCTCAG CAACTAGGAGCGACGCCTGGCGCAACCTGTGGACGATCGGGCTTCACAAGATCTTCGCGGCGGTGGCCATGGGCATCGCGCTGCTGCGCATGATCCCCAAGCGCCCCTTCCTGATGACGGTGGCCTACTCGCTGGCGTTCGCGGTGTCGAGCCCCGTCGGCGTGGCCATCGGCATCGGCATCGACGCCACGGCGGAGGGCAGGGCGGCGGACTGGACCTACGCCATCTCCATGGGCTTCGCCACGGGGGTCTTCGTCTACGTCGCCATCAACCACCTCATCGCCAAGGGCTACCGCCCCAACGAGCCCACCCGCGCCGACCGCCCCTCGCTCAAgttcctcgccgtcctcctcggcgtcgccgtcATGGCCGTCGTCATGATCTGGGACTAG
- the LOC117855232 gene encoding glycerol-3-phosphate dehydrogenase [NAD(+)], protein MENGHAKYRVAVIGSGNWGSVASRLIASNTAKLPSFYDEVRMWVFEEILPTGKKLSESINEENENCKYLPGIKLGANVIADPDLESAVKDANMLVFVTPHQFVEGICKKLVGKLRPGAEAISLIKGMEVKMEGPCMISKLIADTLGINCCVLMGANIANEIAVEMFSEATIGYRKDKEVANRWANLFTTPYFLVSVAEDIEGVELCGTLKNIVAIAAGLVDGLDMGNNTKAAIMRIGLREMRAFSKLLFPSVRDNTFFESCGVADLITTCLGGRNRRVAEAFARNGGKRSFDELEAEMLHGQKLQGVSTAREVYEVLTYRGWQELFPLLSTVHEICIGQLPPTSIVEYSEHTPNLSIIGGPTPFY, encoded by the exons ATGGAGAACGGGCACGCCAAGTATCGGGTGGCGGTCATTGGCAGCGGCAACTGGGGCAGCGTCGCCTCTCGCCTCATCGCCTCCAACACCGCCAAGTTGCCCTCCTTCTATG ACGAAGTAAGGATGTGGGTGTTTGAGGAGATACTGCCAACAGGCAAGAAGCTATCTGAGTCCATTAACGAAGAAAAT GAGAACTGCAAATATTTGCCAGGTATAAAGCTTGGAGCGAATGTTATTGCTGACCCCGACTTGGAAAGTGCAG TCAAAGATGCGAATATGCTGGTTTTTGTGACCCCCCATCAATTTGTGGAGGGTATATGTAAGAAGCTCGTTGGGAAGCTAAGGCCAGGAGCTGAAGCTATCTCCCTCATTAAGGGCATGGAGGTCAAGATGGAAGGACCGTGCATGATATCTAAATTAATTGCAGATACACTTGGAATCAATTGCTGTGTTCTCATGGGTGCAAACATTGCAAATGAG ATTGCTGTTGAGATGTTCAGTGAAGCAACAATTGGATATAGGAAAGATAAGGAAGTGGCAAACCGATGGGCTAATCTTTTTACCACACCTTACTTCCTAGTTTCTGTT GCAGAAGATATTGAAGGAGTTGAGCTGTGTGGAACTCTGAAAAATATAGTGGCTATTGCAGCAG GCCTTGTTGATGGATTGGATATGGGAAACAATACAAAG GCTGCAATTATGAGGATTGGTTTGCGGGAAATGCGTGCATTCTCTAAGCTTCTGTTTCCTTCAGTCAGAGATAACACATTCTTTGAGAGCTGTGGTGTGGCTGACCTAATAACTACATGCC TTGGCGGGAGAAACCGAAGAGTGGCGGAAGCCTTTGCAAGAAACGGTGGCAAAAG GTCTTTTGATGAGCTGGAGGCAGAGATGTTGCATGGCCAAAAACTCCAG GGAGTGTCCACAGCAAGAGAAGTTTATGAAGTCTTAACTTATCGAGGGTGGCAGGAGCTGTTTCCTCTGTTATCAACAGTGCATGAGATTTGTATTGGACAATTGCCTCCTACATCAATAGTTGAATACAGTGAGCACACGCCCAACCTCTCGATCATCGGTGGTCCTACTCCGTTCTACTGA
- the LOC117855098 gene encoding transcription factor PCL1 has translation MGEEAVDDYQLELLGDEERVMEWETGLPGADELTPLSQPLVPPGLAAAFRIPPEPGRTLLDVHRASAATVSRLRSALGSGGGTFQPFLHPNQAAAGGGGGGSAAAAAGRGDEADSSAAATTTNNSKRPRLVWTPQLHKRFVDVVAHLGIKNAVPKTIMQLMNVEGLTRENVASHLQKYRLYVKRMQGLSNEGPSPSDHIFASTPVPHSLVHEPQAQVPAPTPYFPMGVSVGYHHHHHQYHHAGYPQAYHHAGYPQAYHHADK, from the coding sequence ATGGGCGAGGAGGCGGTTGACGACTACCAGCTGGAGCTGCTTGGCGACGAGGAGCGGGTGATGGAGTGGGAGACGGGGCTCCCGGGCGCGGACGAGCTGACCCCGCTGTCCCAGCCGCTGGTCCCcccggggctggcggcggcgttccGCATCCCGCCGGAGCCCGGGCGGACGCTGCTGGACGTGCAccgcgcgtcggcggcgacggtgtCCAGGCTGCGCTCTGCGttggggagcggcggcggcacattCCAGCCCTTTTTGCATCCCAATCAGGCAgccgcaggaggaggaggaggtggatcagcagcggcagcagcaggaagAGGGGACGAGGCGGACTCGTCCGCAGCTGCCACCACCACGAACAACAGCAAGCGCCCTCGGCTGGTGTGGACGCCGCAGCTGCACAAGCGCTTCGTGGACGTGGTGGCGCACCTGGGGATCAAGAACGCGGTGCCCAAGACGATCATGCAGCTGATGAACGTGGAGGGTCTGACGCGGGAGAACGTCGCGAGCCACCTGCAGAAGTACCGGCTGTACGTGAAGCGGATGCAGGGGCTCTCCAACGAAGGCCCCTCCCCCTCCGACCACATCTTCGCCTCCACCCCCGTGCCGCACAGCCTCGTCCACGAGCCCCAGGCGCAGGTGCCAGCGCCAACGCCCTACTTCCCCATGGGCGTCTCCGTcggctaccaccaccaccaccaccagtacCACCACGCCGGCTACCCGCAGGCGTACCACCACGCCGGCTACCCGCAGGCGTACCACCACGCCGACAAATAA
- the LOC117855234 gene encoding uncharacterized protein has product MATCCCASSSHGRLLTFSSSSRSPARLRLICPSAPLRLRLSSSSSSSSSRAPHPQRLSCSSSQEPAPVDVADDDCSAADQRIGFEIQVSKIGKRNRRLVRARVRVDAPLEAVWATLTDYEGLADFIPGLSECRLLDQAQGFARLYQVGEQDLALGFKFNAKGTIDCYEGDLESLPDAQGNARRREIAFNMIDGDFKVFQGKWSVQESVEQEQGGGDSDEGQESQTTTLSYLVELEPKLWVPVRLLEGRICSEIKNNLVSIREQAQRRIINTSDH; this is encoded by the exons ATGGCAACCTGCTGCTGCGCCTCGTCCTCCCACGGCCGCCTCCTCACcttctccagcagcagcagaagccccgctcgcctccgcctcATCTGCCCCTCCGCCCCTCTGCGCCTGaggctctcttcttcttcttcttcttcttcgtcccgAGCCCCCCACCCCCAGAGGCTCTCTTGCTCTTCTTCCCAAGAACCGGCCCCGGTCGACGTCGCCGACGACGACTGCTCCGCGGCCGACCAGCGGATTGGCTTCGAGATCCAGGTATCCAAGATCGGGAAGCGGAACCGGCGCCTCGTGCGCGCCAGGGTGCGCGTCGACGCGCCACTGGAGGCAGTCTGGGCCACGCTCACAGACTACGAGGGCCTCGCCGACTTCATCCCCGGTCTCTCCGAGTGCCGACTCCTCGACCAAGCCCAAGGCTTCGCGCGCCTCTACCAG GTCGGGGAGCAGGATCTGGCGCTGGGGTTCAAGTTCAACGCTAAGGGCACCATCGACTGCTACGAGGGGGACTTGGAGTCGCTCCCCGACGCCCAGGGGAACGCGCGCAGGAGGGAGATCGCCTTCAACATGATCGACGGCGATTTCAAGGTCTTCCAGGGGAAATGGTCCGTCCAGGAG AGTGTGGAGCAAGAGCAAGGTGGAGGAGATTCAGATGAGGGTCAGGAATCCCAGACGACGACACTGTCCTACCTGGTTGAGCTGGAGCCCAAGCTGTGGGTTCCGGTCAGGCTACTCGAAGGAAGGATCTGCAGTGAGATCAAGAACAACCTTGTTTCCATAAGAGAACAAGCGCAGAGGAGGATCATCAACACGAG TGATCACTAG
- the LOC117855236 gene encoding cytochrome b5 produces the protein MSSSKVFTLEEVAKHNTKDDCWLIIGGKVYNVTKFLEDHPGGDDVLLSSTAKDATDDFEDVGHSTTARAMMDEYLVGEIDATTIPTKVKYTPPKQPHYNQDKTPEFIIKILQFLVPLAILGLAVAVRIYTKSEST, from the exons ATGTCGTCGTCCAAGGTCTTCACCCTCGAGGAGGTCGCCAAGCACAACACCAAGGACGACTGCTGGCTCATCATCGGCGGCAAG GTGTACAATGTGACCAAGTTTTTGGAGGATCACCCTGGAGGTGATGATGTTCTGCTGTCTTCCACTG cCAAGGATGCTACTGATGACTTTGAAGATGTGGGCCACAGCACCACTGCTCGTGCGATGATGGATGAGTACCTAGTCGGCGAAATTGATGCAACTACAATACCCACTAAGGTGAAGTACACGCCCCCGAAGCAGCCACACTACAACCAGGATAAGACCCCAGAGTTCATCATCAAGATCCTCCAGTTTTTGGTCCCCTTGGCGATATTGGGTTTGGCTGTTGCTGTAAGGATCTATACCAAGTCGGAATCCACCTAA
- the LOC117856609 gene encoding pentatricopeptide repeat-containing protein At2g03380, mitochondrial, with product MYVKAGDLECTRKMFERIPDRNVVSWTSMLSGCVQNGFAAHGLFLFNEMRCESMQPSEYTMASALAACAALRSLHQGRWIHGSVIKHGLIYNSFISAALLDMYVKCGEVEDARRMFDELSYLDIVLWTTMIVGYAQNGNPLDALQLFLDKKFASIVPNSVTMATVLSASSQLRDLSLGRSIHGIAVRLGVVDYDVVVNALVDMYAKCQAVLEANRIFGRILNKDVVTWNSMIAGYAENSMGDDALMLFKQMRLQGASPDATSLVNALSASVCLGDPLMGKSFHRCQCKQMLVFGELFSMDVGSIQGYSLEKKLSRE from the coding sequence ATGTACGTGAAAGCCGGGGACTTGGAGTGCACCCGCAAAATGTTTGAGAGAATTCCTGACCGGAATGTGGTGTCCTGGACCTCGATGCTAAGCGGGTGCGTCCAGAATGGTTTTGCTGCACATGGACTGTTTCTGTTCAATGAGATGAGGTGCGAAAGTATGCAGCCGAGTGAGTACACGATGGCTAGCGCTCTTGCTGCTTGCGCTGCACTCAGGAGTTTGCACCAAGGGAGGTGGATCCATGGATCAGTGATCAAACATGGTTTAATTTATAACTCTTTCATCAGTGCAGCCTTGTTGGATATGTATGTTAAGTGCGGGGAGGTAGAGGATGCTCGGCGCATGTTTGATGAGCTCAGCTATCTTGACATTGTTCTTTGGACCACGATGATTGTGGGGTACGCGCAGAATGGGAACCCTCTTGATGCATTACAGTTGTTTCTTGACAAGAAATTTGCAAGCATTGTTCCAAATTCAGTTACCATGGCAACTGTTCTTTCAGCTTCTTCTCAGTTACGTGACTTGTCTCTGGGAAGGTCGATTCATGGGATAGCTGTCAGGTTAGGTGTGGTTGATTATGATGTGGTGGTGAATGCATTAGTTGACATGTATGCAAAGTGTCAAGCAGTGTTAGAGGCCAACAGGATATTTGGAAGAATTTTGAACAAGGATGTTGTCACGTGGAATTCGATGATTGCAGGCTATGCTGAGAATAGTATGGGCGATGATGCTCTGATGCTATTTAAACAGATGAGGCTGCAGGGCGCTTCACCTGATGCCACCTCTCTGGTGAATGCTCTGTCAGCTTCTGTTTGTCTGGGTGACCCACTTATGGGTAAATCATTCCATAGATGCCAATGCAAGCAGATGTTAGTGTTTGGGGAGCTTTTCTCCATGGATGTGGGCTCCATTCAAGGTTACAGTTTGGAGAAGAAGCTTTCAAGAGAATGA
- the LOC117855233 gene encoding cysteine protease XCP2: MASAALLVLCCIGSMLIVSSSAHHPSNDNMSIVGYSPEDLSSHGRLTELFDRWLSRHGKAYASLEEKLRRFEVFKDNLQHIDETNRRAESSSYWLGLNAFADLTHDEFKAAYLGLGLEGRMQSRSGAGAFRYEGVDAASLPKSVDWRSKGAVTGVKNQGQCGSCWAFSTVAAVEGINQIVTGNLTALSEQELIDCDTRGGNHGCNGGLMDSAFSYIARSGGLHTEEEYPYLMEEGTCQHQRSKTPAATISGHEDVPRNNEQALLKALAHQPVSVAIDASGRNLQFYSGGVFDGPCGTALNHGVAAVGYGNGGSKHDDYIIVKNSWGTTWGEKGYIRMRRGTGKRHGLCGINKMASYPTKN; the protein is encoded by the coding sequence ATGGCTAGTGCTGCTCTCCTGGTGCTCTGCTGCATCGGCAGCATGCTGATAGTTTCGTCGTCGGCGCATCATCCCAGCAACGACAACATGTCCATCGTGGGTTACTCGCCGGAGGACCTGTCGTCGCACGGGAGGCTGACGGAGCTGTTCGACCGGTGGCTTTCCCGGCACGGCAAGGCGTACGCGAGCCTGGAGGAGAAGCTCCGGCGGTTCGAGGTGTTCAAGGACAACCTGCAGCACATCGACGAGACCAACCGCAGGGCCGAGAGCAGCAGCTACTGGCTGGGGCTCAACGCCTTCGCCGACCTCACGCACGACGAGTTCAAGGCCGCCTACCTTGGCCTTGGCCTCGAGGGCCGGATGCAGAGCAGGAGCGGCGCCGGGGCGTTCAGGTACGAGGGCGTCGACGCGGCGTCCCTTCCAAAGTCGGTGGACTGGAGGAGCAAGGGCGCGGTGACCGGCGTGAAGAACCAGGGGCAGTGCGGCAGCTGCTGGGCCTTctccacggtggcggcggtggagggcaTCAACCAGATCGTCACGGGCAACCTGACGGCGCTGTCGGAGCAGGAGCTCATCGACTGCGACACCAGGGGTGGCAACCACGGCTGCAACGGCGGCCTCATGGACAGCGCCTTCTCCTACATCGCCCGCAGCGGCGGCCTGCACACGGAGGAGGAATACCCCTACCTCATGGAGGAAGGCACCTGCCAGCACCAGCGCAGCAAGACGCCGGCGGCCACCATCTCCGGGCACGAGGACGTTCCCCGGAACAACGAGCAGGCGCTGCTCAAGGCGCTGGCGCACCAGCCCGTGAGCGTCGCCATCGACGCCTCCGGGAGGAACCTCCAGTTCTACAGCGGCGGCGTCTTCGACGGGCCCTGCGGCACGGCGCTGAACCACGGCGTCGCGGCCGTCGGCTACGGCAATGGCGGCTCCAAACACGACGACTACATCATCGTCAAGAACTCCTGGGGCACGACGTGGGGCGAGAAGGGGTACATCCGCATGAGGCGCGGCACCGGCAAGCGCCACGGACTCTGCGGCATCAACAAGATGGCATCCTACCCGACCAAGAACTAA